From a single Bacillus gobiensis genomic region:
- the qoxA gene encoding cytochrome aa3 quinol oxidase subunit II, with the protein MFRAYKPLILLAMAVTMLLLGGCSNAAVLDPKGPVAEQQKDLILLSIGFMLFIVGVVFVLFTIILVKYRERKNSKSKYDPDNEGNTFLEVVWTVIPIIIVTALAIPTVRTIYSLEEAPKVSENEEPLVVYATSVDWKWIFSYPEQEIETVNYLNIPTDRPILFKLTSADSMNSLWIPQLGGQEYAMAGMEMEQYLQADEEGTYKGRNANFNGDGFAEQKFNVNAMEENDFNEWVSQTQGDAPKLTEDMYNYLMLPEHVGEQEYSSTHLGFVSHGEDAEYALGAREKLGFKPTLPHSKAHTEQPSFYDKYEDPKEK; encoded by the coding sequence ATGTTCAGAGCATATAAACCACTGATATTATTAGCTATGGCTGTTACAATGCTTTTGCTTGGCGGGTGCAGCAATGCGGCGGTTCTCGATCCTAAAGGCCCGGTAGCCGAACAGCAAAAAGATCTTATCCTTCTGTCAATCGGCTTCATGCTGTTTATCGTTGGCGTGGTTTTCGTTTTGTTTACAATTATATTAGTAAAATATCGCGAGCGTAAAAATAGCAAAAGCAAATATGATCCCGATAATGAAGGGAATACATTTTTAGAAGTGGTCTGGACTGTGATCCCTATAATAATTGTCACAGCATTAGCGATACCAACGGTTCGTACGATTTATTCATTGGAAGAAGCACCGAAAGTTAGTGAAAATGAAGAACCTTTGGTAGTTTATGCAACATCAGTCGATTGGAAATGGATTTTCAGTTATCCAGAACAAGAAATTGAGACTGTGAATTACTTAAATATACCTACAGACCGTCCGATTTTGTTTAAGCTTACGTCTGCGGATTCTATGAACTCCCTTTGGATTCCTCAGCTTGGCGGTCAGGAATACGCCATGGCCGGAATGGAAATGGAGCAGTACCTTCAAGCAGATGAGGAAGGGACTTATAAAGGGCGTAATGCAAACTTTAACGGCGACGGGTTTGCCGAACAAAAATTTAATGTGAATGCCATGGAAGAAAACGATTTTAACGAATGGGTTTCCCAAACACAAGGCGACGCTCCGAAACTGACCGAGGATATGTATAATTACTTAATGCTTCCTGAGCACGTGGGTGAGCAAGAATATTCGTCTACACATCTTGGGTTTGTTTCTCACGGTGAAGACGCGGAATATGCTTTAGGCGCCCGGGAGAAATTAGGGTTTAAGCCTACACTTCCTCATTCGAAGGCTCATACAGAACAACCATCATTCTACGATAAATATGAAGATCCTAAAGAGAAATAA
- the galE gene encoding UDP-glucose 4-epimerase GalE — MAVLVCGGAGFIGSHAVAALLNKGETPVIIDNVQTGHKEAVLAGAVYYEGDLRDYDTLKRVFTENEIDSVMHFAADSLVGESMAEPLKYYDNNVYGAVCLLKAMKEFGVKSIVFSSTAATYGEPKHVPILETDETNPANPYGETKLAIEKMLKWAEEAYGIQHVILRYFNVAGAHPEGLVGEDHQPETHLIPIILQVALGKREQIKIFGDDYPTEDGTCIRDYIHVMDLVEAHILALEHLGKGKGSGIFNLGNGTGFSVKQVVETARKVTGHAIPAKIAPRRAGDPAQLIASSDKAMSELGWKPRYADLDTIIESAWAWFKKHPNGYSDSKG, encoded by the coding sequence ATGGCAGTGTTAGTATGTGGAGGAGCAGGATTTATCGGAAGCCATGCGGTGGCTGCATTATTAAATAAAGGAGAAACTCCTGTTATTATCGATAATGTACAGACAGGGCATAAAGAGGCGGTACTCGCTGGCGCGGTTTATTATGAGGGCGATTTACGAGATTATGATACTTTAAAACGCGTGTTTACAGAAAATGAAATTGATTCAGTCATGCACTTTGCAGCGGATTCTCTAGTTGGAGAAAGTATGGCAGAACCGTTAAAGTATTATGATAACAATGTGTACGGTGCGGTCTGTCTGCTAAAGGCCATGAAGGAATTCGGGGTAAAATCAATCGTTTTTTCATCAACAGCAGCTACATACGGGGAACCGAAGCATGTACCAATTTTAGAAACTGACGAGACGAACCCGGCGAATCCTTACGGTGAAACAAAGCTGGCGATTGAAAAGATGCTGAAATGGGCGGAAGAGGCCTATGGAATACAGCACGTCATTCTAAGATACTTTAATGTCGCAGGGGCCCATCCGGAAGGTCTGGTAGGAGAAGACCATCAGCCGGAAACTCATTTGATTCCGATCATCCTTCAGGTAGCGCTCGGAAAAAGGGAACAGATTAAAATATTTGGTGATGATTATCCTACAGAGGATGGGACATGCATAAGAGATTATATTCACGTTATGGATCTTGTAGAGGCGCACATCCTCGCACTTGAGCATCTTGGGAAAGGAAAAGGAAGCGGTATCTTCAACCTGGGCAATGGGACAGGCTTCTCAGTAAAGCAAGTAGTTGAGACTGCCCGCAAGGTAACGGGCCACGCAATACCAGCAAAAATCGCACCGCGGCGTGCGGGTGATCCGGCACAGTTGATTGCCTCATCTGATAAAGCGATGAGTGAACTTGGATGGAAACCTCGCTATGCAGATCTAGATACGATCATAGAAAGCGCATGGGCTTGGTTTAAGAAGCATCCAAATGGTTATTCTGATAGTAAGGGATAA
- the sinI gene encoding DNA-binding anti-repressor SinI: MKEEMDEVKLDADWVFLILEAKKIGLSINDVKEFLLSREKKG, translated from the coding sequence ATGAAAGAGGAAATGGATGAGGTAAAATTAGATGCAGATTGGGTGTTTCTAATCCTGGAAGCCAAAAAAATCGGATTGAGCATTAATGATGTAAAAGAATTTCTTCTTTCAAGAGAGAAAAAGGGATAA
- a CDS encoding DUF485 domain-containing protein, producing the protein MTEKKELNYREIASSPAFQRLLKRKRLFIAPIAIFFFVYYFSLPVLTSYFTFLNQPAIGAITWAWLFAITQFIMTWVLCILYSKKAAQFDQDVNALKNEIGGTDA; encoded by the coding sequence ATGACAGAAAAGAAAGAATTAAATTACCGTGAAATTGCTTCATCACCAGCCTTTCAAAGATTACTGAAAAGAAAGCGCTTATTTATTGCTCCCATTGCTATATTCTTCTTTGTTTATTATTTTTCTCTGCCAGTTTTGACATCCTACTTTACGTTCCTCAATCAGCCGGCGATCGGAGCTATTACCTGGGCTTGGCTGTTTGCCATTACTCAATTTATCATGACGTGGGTTCTTTGTATATTATATTCTAAAAAGGCAGCACAATTCGACCAAGATGTAAACGCTTTAAAAAATGAGATTGGAGGAACAGATGCATGA
- a CDS encoding solute symporter family protein produces MSMTAFILFLAIVGLTLVITYFAARKTKTTSEFYTAGGGLSGFQNGMAIAGDYMSAASFLGIAGMIALNGFDGFFYSIGFLVAYLVVLYIVAEPLRNLGKYTMADMIAARFKQKKIRGVAALNTIAISTFYMIAQLVGAGALIRLLLGIDYTIAVLIVGILMTIYVVFGGMIATSWVQIIKAGLLMAGTLIISIMVFAKFGFSITDMFEQMKAATPLGTDFLNPGNKYNVPMETLSLNLALVLGTAGLPHILIRFYTVRDAQTARKSVVSATWIIGIFYIMTVFLGFGAAAFVGTDAILEGDAAGNMAAPLLAQALGGDFLFAFVSAVAFATILAVVTGLVLSAASAFAHDIYSQIIRKGEATEKEQMVAARWASIGVSVLSILLAIFAQSLNVAFLVALAFAVAASANLPLIIFTVFWKRFNSVGALTGSLVGLLSALVLVSISPSVWSPDGSAIFTGEPLIPLSNPGIISIPLGFLAAYLGTILSPEKADTDAYAEIQVKANTGIHMDS; encoded by the coding sequence ATGAGTATGACAGCATTTATTCTTTTTTTGGCGATTGTCGGTCTTACTCTTGTCATCACGTATTTTGCAGCACGAAAAACGAAGACAACGAGTGAATTTTATACTGCCGGAGGAGGTTTGTCCGGATTTCAAAACGGAATGGCAATCGCAGGCGACTACATGTCGGCGGCCTCATTTCTTGGTATTGCCGGGATGATCGCCTTAAACGGCTTTGACGGATTCTTTTATAGCATTGGCTTTCTCGTTGCCTATTTAGTGGTATTGTATATCGTGGCAGAACCGCTCAGGAACTTAGGAAAATATACGATGGCAGATATGATTGCCGCCCGATTTAAACAGAAAAAAATACGAGGAGTCGCAGCACTCAATACGATTGCCATCTCGACCTTTTACATGATAGCCCAGCTGGTCGGCGCAGGTGCACTCATTCGTTTGCTTCTGGGAATTGACTACACAATTGCCGTATTAATAGTTGGTATTTTAATGACCATTTACGTCGTTTTTGGCGGCATGATCGCGACCAGCTGGGTCCAGATCATTAAAGCCGGGCTTCTTATGGCTGGAACACTCATTATTTCTATTATGGTATTTGCAAAATTCGGGTTTAGCATTACCGATATGTTTGAGCAGATGAAAGCCGCCACACCGCTGGGAACCGATTTTTTAAACCCGGGAAATAAATACAATGTTCCGATGGAGACCCTTTCTCTTAATTTGGCACTTGTGCTCGGTACTGCAGGGCTTCCTCACATTCTCATTCGTTTTTACACCGTGCGGGATGCACAGACCGCAAGAAAATCCGTTGTGTCTGCCACATGGATTATTGGGATCTTTTATATTATGACAGTCTTTTTGGGATTCGGTGCGGCAGCATTTGTAGGAACAGATGCAATTTTAGAAGGTGATGCAGCCGGCAATATGGCAGCGCCTCTTCTTGCTCAGGCTCTGGGAGGAGACTTCTTATTCGCTTTTGTATCAGCAGTTGCTTTCGCTACCATTTTAGCTGTTGTGACCGGCCTCGTTCTTTCGGCCGCATCCGCCTTTGCCCATGATATTTACAGCCAGATTATTCGCAAAGGAGAGGCAACTGAGAAAGAACAAATGGTGGCTGCAAGATGGGCTTCTATCGGGGTTTCGGTTCTTTCTATCCTGTTAGCAATCTTTGCCCAATCTCTTAATGTCGCTTTTCTTGTGGCCCTTGCGTTTGCAGTGGCAGCCAGCGCCAACCTGCCTCTCATTATCTTTACTGTTTTTTGGAAACGCTTTAATTCGGTGGGCGCATTAACAGGCAGCCTCGTCGGTCTATTAAGCGCCTTGGTTCTTGTTTCTATTAGCCCTAGCGTGTGGAGTCCTGATGGATCTGCTATTTTTACTGGTGAACCGTTGATCCCACTCTCAAATCCCGGCATCATCTCGATCCCACTCGGATTTTTAGCTGCCTATTTAGGAACGATTCTTTCCCCTGAGAAGGCAGACACAGACGCTTATGCTGAAATCCAAGTAAAGGCAAATACCGGTATCCATATGGATTCATAG